The sequence GATTTAAAGCATAAAGCACCTTTTTCTTCCCATTCCCAGTTTTTTCAGCCCATTCAATGACTTTGGAAGCTGCCGCTTTGCTAGACAAGCCATTGATATCAAGACCTAGTGTCAAATTTGATGAATTCAGAATAGTGCCTTCACCAGCATAAGCCATTCCTGAATCACTACAACCTTCATCATCTGCCTTTACAACCCAACGAATCGGAATGTCATATGCAGTGGCAAATTCATAGTCACGAGTGTCATGTGCTGGCACAGCCATAATTGCTCCAGTCCCATAACTGCACCCCGAAAATTGAATACTTAAATGCTTTAAATTGAAGTCCCATGATGTGATTTAAATAATTTGCTAACGAAGACAAATTCATTTCACTATTCACACTCCAGACAGCATACACAGAAGAAAGTAGTAATCTAAACAATAATGCACCAGTCAATAGATAAACCATAAAAAGGCCAAATTCACCTCCCCAAAACATAATCTGCAACCCATATTGGGATTGCTTCCCCATTAGCTGGGTTTCTTGCGTAGCAACCACTGAAGACCCCAGTTTTTTCCTTCTGAAGCTCAGTCCTCTCAAGGTCACTTTTTCGTGAGGCAAGGTCTTTGTATTCTTCCACCTGTGACCTAGACTGTCACCTTCCAATTGCCCATGAAAAATGAATAACAATGGTAAGGAAGAAAATGAACAATACATTTTTGCTCTGAGAGAGAGACACTAGTGACGGAAGTAAAGAATGTTCTGGTGCCACAACTAAATATCTgcatcaaacaaaagaaaataaataatcaatattccaGGCACGATGATCTAAAAAAGTTTATTCAGCAGGTATGTAAGCTCcacaaaattatcaaataaccATCAAGAAAAACACAGGATAAGAGAAATACGTTGCTCCAAAGATGGTGTCAGGCCTGGTAGTGTAAACAGTTAAGTTTATGTCTCTTTCCTTTCCATCATCATCAAGAACATGAAATTCCATCTCAGCCCCTTCAGACCTCCCTATCCAGTTCCTTTGCATATCTTTTACACTTTCAGGCCAGTCAAGGTCATCCAAGTCTTCAAGAAGGCGGTCAGCATAGGCAGTAATTCTGAGCATCCATTGTCTCATTGGCTGCTCGGTAATAAACAACGACactgtaaaattttaaaaccatTTAACACAAAGAAATAATGTGAATTGAAAAGATGTTTCAACATATAAAATCACACCATGCCACACCTTTCTTATAACTGGATGACCACCACGCTCGCTCAATCCATCCACCACCTCTTCATTGGCCAAAACTGTGCCAAGAGCAGGGCACCAATTGACTGGTACCTCAGCCTGAATGTGTAAGTAGCTGCCATCAGATCCAGTTTTTAAGGAGAAATAGTAGTATATGATGGTGGACTAGAGATAATCCTGGACCTGGTATGCCAATCCTCTCTTCAATAACTGAAGAAAGATCCACTGGGTCCATTTATAATATTCTGGTTCTATAGTAGAAATTTCACGATCCCAGTCATATGAGAATCCCAAAGATTTAAGCTGCAAAGGAATTAGATGTCAATACATTAAAAAGAACCATACTCAACATGTAAAAAGCATTGGGccacataatttattatagaaaattagGTTATATGATGCTCAGAGAGCAAGTTTATCTTAGGTTCCTTTCATGATATAGACTAATCTAAGCAAGCTCCTTTATGTGGGCTAGCAgtatcatattttctctagcCTGAAAGTGCAAAAGCAAGAATACTTGGAGGAGAAGATGGTCACAACTATTCAACATAGAAAATATTACATTTCACTGTAACTAGTACTTTGTGTATACTTCAAACAAATATTACTTCTCCTGTTCAAAAGAATAGTGAGGAGATTATATAACCTGGGACCGGAAACGGTTAATGTTCCTCAAAGTTGTAATTTTCGGATGGGTTCCTGTCTGTCAGACACAAAATATAACCATCATTAATAAGAATGATAAGTGATAATTGCGTAGACTGTTCATCACCACAACAGAGGTTACCTCGATTGCATATTGCTCAGCAGGTAAACCAAATGCATCCCATCCCATTGGGTGCAAAACATTGTAACCCTGCATACGTCTGAACCTAGCAAGAATATCTGTGGCAGTATATCCAAGTGGATGACCAACATGTAATCCCGAGCCACTGCAACATCCCATcaacaaaatgaaaagataATTTTCCGTAACCCAATTGATTAAtcaagattgttttctccttCCATTTGAATTAATAATGAATGATAAATTGAAAAACGCAGCAGCGCTAAACCTTACGAATTTGCAAACAACAATCCATATAAACTTCGTTTGCACCCAATCCCATATCCACCCAGTTGCTAAAAGTCAAGAAAGCTTAGAACTTTATGAAATTCGGTCTCAGAAATTAGATTATGTATTGCTAAAACCAAAAGAAAGTAGAGTGATAAAAGACAAAGAGAGAGTAACCTGGGATAAGGGAACATGTCAAGGACATAGAATTTAGGCTTAGAAGTGTCAATTTCATCCGGGGTTCGAAAAGTGTGATTGTCCTCCCAATAACGCTGCCATTTGGGCTCTATTTCATGAAAAGGATAAGCCTTTTTCACCATTGGCTGCTTCTGCTCTTGTTCTTCATTCACTGAGCTCCTAACTCTACTACTTTTAAACTCAAATCCGccataatttaaattgaagACTGAGTTTTTTGCGGGCTTAAAAGAGAGGGTTGTCTTAGTGAAATGAAACTGGCGATGATGAAAAGGAGACGAAGGTAAAAATTGTGTAAGCATGTAAGTGGGAGAGCTCATTTCGAATAATAGAAAGAGCGGAGGAAGAGAGGGTGAGTTTATTGATGATAATGCTTCGCGCTTAGCTCTTATGGCTATTGCATTCTTTTGCTTCGTCAAGTGGGTCCAATC comes from Ricinus communis isolate WT05 ecotype wild-type chromosome 5, ASM1957865v1, whole genome shotgun sequence and encodes:
- the LOC8277982 gene encoding leucine--tRNA ligase, chloroplastic/mitochondrial, encoding MSSPTYMLTQFLPSSPFHHRQFHFTKTTLSFKPAKNSVFNLNYGGFEFKSSRVRSSVNEEQEQKQPMVKKAYPFHEIEPKWQRYWEDNHTFRTPDEIDTSKPKFYVLDMFPYPSGSGLHVGHPLGYTATDILARFRRMQGYNVLHPMGWDAFGLPAEQYAIETGTHPKITTLRNINRFRSQLKSLGFSYDWDREISTIEPEYYKWTQWIFLQLLKRGLAYQAEVPVNWCPALGTVLANEEVVDGLSERGGHPVIRKPMRQWMLRITAYADRLLEDLDDLDWPESVKDMQRNWIGRSEGAEMEFHVLDDDGKERDINLTVYTTRPDTIFGATYLVVAPEHSLLPSLVSLSQSKNVEEYKDLASRKSDLERTELQKEKTGVFSGCYARNPANGEAIPIWVADYVLGSYGTGAIMAVPAHDTRDYEFATAYDIPIRWVVKADDEGCSDSGMAYAGEGTILNSSNLTLGLDINGLSSKAAASKVIEWAEKTGNGKKKVNFKLRDWLFARQRYWGEPIPVVFVEDTGEGVPLLETDLPLRLPELDDFTPTGTGEPPLTKAVSWVKTTDPSSGKPAKRETNTMPQWAGSCWYYLRYMDPKNSNELVNKTKERYWSPVDVYVGGAEHAVLHLLYSRFWHKVLYDIGVVSTKEPFKCVINQGIILGEVQYMAFKDTDGNYVSADTADMSGVLHHEIIPEEKVIKSGDSFVLKDDCNIRLIARAHKMSKSRGNVVNPDDVVSEYGADSLRLYEMFMGPFRDSKTWSTTGIEGVYRFLGRTWRLIVGSPLSNGAFRDGTVAINEEPSFEQLRALHKCIAKVAEEIEGTRFNTGISAMMEFINAAYKWDKLPRSVIEAYVLLLSPYAPHIAEELWFRLGHSNSLAYEPFPKANPAYLKDTRIVLPVQINGKTRGTVEVEEGCSEEDAFRLASQDEKLSKYLDGKIVKTKIFVPGKILNVILGPQNVKAGVR